Proteins found in one Ctenopharyngodon idella isolate HZGC_01 chromosome 16, HZGC01, whole genome shotgun sequence genomic segment:
- the LOC127496953 gene encoding protein rapunzel, with amino-acid sequence MAENEILEDPEKLKRGLVKVLECVATISSAAAVVNPIFGVAGSLIRVVLHHVDDEDIQKLKREFGSVNRALDEISQQNQNVLLQIRKETVDGLYCRVEENIRNQFCKFMDTVEATAAHEQRRKEFEMSFVINQCDQNLHTLYGAVMGESKIFSQPILEVYMKHSQGDQRVMENLCTRLTYLFCIGLIALMSYAAIVGDDEEALSIEWEEKMKDVAKKMSEVLITY; translated from the coding sequence ATGGCTGAAAATGAGATCTTAGAAGACCCAGAGAAGCTGAAGAGGGGCCTTGTGAAGGTTCTAGAATGTGTGGCCACCATCTCGTCAGCAGCAGCGGTGGTCAATCCCATCTTCGGTGTGGCGGGCTCTCTCATCCGGGTGGTGCTGCACCATGTGGACGATGAAGACATTCAGAAACTCAAACGTGAGTTTGGCAGCGTGAATCGAGCCCTGGATGAAATCTCACAGCAGAACCAGAATGTATTGCTTCAGATCAGGAAGGAGACGGTGGATGGCCTGTACTGTCGTGTAGAAGAAAACATTCGCAATCAGTTCTGCAAATTCATGGACACCGTGGAGGCAACGGCAGCACACGAACAGCGCAGGAAGgaatttgaaatgagctttGTGATCAATCAGTGTGACCAGAACCTGCACACACTGTATGGTGCTGTGATGGGCGAATCAAAGATCTTCAGCCAGCCCATCCTAGAGGTGTACATGAAACATTCACAGGGTGACCAGCGCGTTATGGAGAACCTCTGCACACGACTCACATACCTGTTCTGCATCGGCCTCATTGCTCTCATGAGTTATGCTGCCATCGTCGGAGATGATGAGGAAGCTTTGAGCATCGAGTGGGAAGAGAAAATGAAAGATGTGGccaaaaaaatgtcagaagtgCTGATCACTTATTAG